The following are from one region of the Isoalcanivorax indicus genome:
- the mobA gene encoding molybdenum cofactor guanylyltransferase MobA, producing MPVCSLILLAGGAGRRMGGVDKGLLPLEGQPLISHLLSRFAGGHQVLISANRNQLAYHALGSPDIKVCPDLRPDFPGPLAGIEACLPFAQHDRCVVLPCDMPWLPENLVQALLDARHDRAQISTLHDGERRQPLCMAFSRRHWANNLRDYLDHGGRSVHGWLDDKPVIDVRVKGKARDFDNLNTPDAWPH from the coding sequence ATGCCAGTCTGCTCACTGATCCTGCTTGCCGGTGGCGCCGGACGGCGCATGGGCGGCGTCGACAAGGGATTGCTGCCCCTGGAAGGCCAACCGTTGATCAGCCACCTGCTGTCGCGCTTCGCCGGGGGGCATCAGGTGCTGATCAGCGCCAACCGCAACCAGCTCGCCTACCACGCCCTCGGCAGCCCCGACATCAAGGTCTGCCCTGACCTGCGTCCGGATTTCCCCGGTCCACTGGCGGGCATCGAAGCCTGTCTACCCTTCGCACAACATGATCGCTGCGTGGTCTTGCCGTGCGACATGCCATGGCTACCGGAAAACCTCGTGCAGGCCCTGCTTGACGCACGCCATGACCGCGCTCAGATAAGCACCCTGCACGACGGAGAACGCCGACAGCCACTGTGCATGGCATTTTCCCGGCGGCACTGGGCGAACAATCTGCGCGATTATCTGGATCACGGCGGCCGCAGCGTGCATGGCTGGCTGGACGACAAGCCGGTCATCGACGTGCGCGTGAAGGGCAAAGCGCGCGACTTCGACAATCTCAATACGCCCGACGCCTGGCCACACTGA